The Streptomyces sp. NBC_01439 genome contains the following window.
CCCTCCAGGCCGTCCACGCCGGCCTCCTCGCCCGCCGTCGGGTAGCGCAGGATGAAACCGTCGGGCGTGGACAGCTCGCGCTGGATCGCCTCGATGGTGCCGATGACCCGCTTGTCGTCCGGCGGCAGGAAGCCCATCTGCGGAATCAGCAGCAGGGAGGCGTCCAGTTCCTTCGACCCGTACGACTGGGTGAAGGTGTTGCGCTCCTTGTCGTAGCCCTTCTCGCACACGTCCTGGTGGATCTCGTCGCGCAGCTCGCGCCACCGCTCCAGCGGGCCGTCCGCGTCGCCGCTCTCGATCAGCTTGATCGTGCGGTCCACGGCCACCCAGGCCATCACCTTCGAGTGCACGAAGTGGCGGCGCGGGCCGCGCACCTCCCAGATGCCCTCGTCCGGCTGGTCCCAGTGGGTCTCCAGGTAGCGGATCAGCTTGAGCTGGAGCAGCGAGGCGTAGTCGCTGCGGGCGAGCCCGGTCATGTGGCCCAGGTGCAGGGCCTCGGTGACCTCGCCGTACACGTCGAGTTGGAGCTGGCCCGCGGCGCCGTTGCCGACGCGGACCGGGCGGGAGTTCTCGTAACCGGGCAGCCAGTCCAGCTCGGTCTCGCCGAGCTCCCGCTCGCCCGCGATCCCGTACATGATCTGCAGGTTCTCCGGGTCGCCGGCGACCGCGCGCAGCAGCCACTCGCGCCAGGCCCGGGCCTCCTCGCGGTATCCGGTGCGCAGCAGCGAGGAGAGGGTGATGGCCGCGTCCCGCAGCCAGGTGTAGCGGTAGTCCCAGTTCCGGACCCCGCCGATCTCCTCGGGGAGGGAGGTGGTGGGCGCGGCGACGATCCCGCCCGTGGGGCCGTACGTGAGCGCCTTGAGGGTGATCAGCGAGCGGATCACGGCCTCCCGGTACGGTCCGTGGTAGGTGCACTGGTCGACCCACTCGCGCCAGAAGTCGGTGGTCGACTCCAGGGCCGCTTCGGCGTCGGGGGTTTCGGGCGCGTCGCGGTGCGAGGCCTGCCAGCTGATGCTGAAGGCCTTCCGGTCGCCGGGGCCGACGGTGAAGTCGGAGTACGTGGTCAGGTCCTCGCCGTAGGTCTGCGCGTCGGAGTCCAGCCAGACCGAGTCGGGGCCGGCCACGGCCACGGTGCGCCCGTCGACCCGGTGCACCCACGGCACGACCCGCCCGTAGCTGAAACGCATGCGCAGTGCCGAGCGCATCGGCACGCGCCCGCTGACGCCCTCCACGATGCGGATCAGCTGCGGCGCGTGATCCTCTCGGGGCGGCATGAAGTCGATCACGCGGACCCTGCCGCGCGGGGTGTCCCACTCCGATTCCAGCACGAGCGAGTCACCGCGGTAGCGGCGGCGGGTCGCGCGCGGGGCCTCGGTGCCCTCCGGGAACGCCGGGCCGATCCGCCAGAACCCGTGATCCTCGGTGCCGAGAATGCTCGCGAACACGGCATGCGAGTCGAAGCGTGGCAGGCACAGCCAGTCCACGGCTCCGTCCCGGCAGACCAGTGCTGCGGTCTGCATGTCCCCGATCAGTGCGTAATCCTCGATGCGCCCGGACACGTGCATCTCCAGTCGAACGGCCACGTCCGCCCCGAAGGGCGCTTGCATTGCGCGGTTGCGCGGTCACCTGTGTGCAGGGATCCCCGCGTGAGCCCATGATTCCGTATATCGGCTCGGTTAGGCCGTCTGACGGACTGCCCGGCGGTGATGTGTGCAATATCCGAGCAGGATATGACGGCACCCTAGTGATCTCCGTGAGCCTGTGGAGAATGCGGTTGGGCCGAACGGGTGAGCAGCGGCGATACCGCCCCGGCGCACTTCGCCGCCCCCGGGCCGGGCGCGTGCGCCGCGCGCCCGGAGGCGGACCGCTCCGGGCGCTGATAGGCTGGTACCCCGTGGACCGGTGGTCTGCCTGTGCGAATCAGGAGCCCCGAAACCGCAGCTTCGGCGCCCCCTGAGACCCTTCCGGATCGACGGTGGCCGGCGCCGGACGCACCTCACCTCGCGACCACGGGAGCCCCCTCTTGGCGACGCCGCCCGCTGCTTTTCGAAACAGCACAGCCATGACGACCAAGCACATCTTCGTCACCGGGGGTGTCGCTTCCTCCCTCGGCAAGGGCCTGACGGCCTCCAGCCTGGGTGCGCTGCTGAAGGCGCGCGGTCTGCGGGTCACGATGCAGAAGCTCGACCCCTACCTGAACGTCGACCCCGGCACCATGAACCCGTTCCAGCACGGCGAGGTGTTCGTCACCAACGACGGCGCCGAGACCGACCTGGACATCGGCCACTACGAGCGCTTCCTCGACGTCGACCTCGACGGCTCGGCCAACGTCACCACCGGCCAGGTCTACAACACGGTCATCGCCAAGGAGCGCCGCGGCGAGTACCTCGGTGACACCGTGCAGGTCATCCCGCACATCACCAACGAGATCAAGCACCGCATCCGCCGCATGGCGACCGACGACGTCGACGTCGTCATCACCGAGGTCGGCGGCACCGTCGGCGACATCGAGTCGCTGCCGTTCCTGGAGACCGTCCGCCAGGTCCGCCACGAGGTCGGCCGCGACAACGTCTTCGTCGTGCACATCTCGCTGCTCCCCTACATCGGCCCCTCCGGTGAGCTCAAGACCAAGCCGACCCAGCACTCGGTCGCGGCCCTGCGCAACATCGGCATCCAGCCCGACGCCATCGTGCTGCGCGCCGACCGTGACGTCCCCACCTCCATCAAGCGCAAGATCTCGCTGATGTGCGACGTGGACGAGGCGGCCGTGGTCGCGGCGATCGACGCCAAGTCGATCTACGACATCCCCAAGGTCCTGCACACCGAGGGCCTGGACGCGTACGTCGTGCGCAAGCTCGACCTGCCGTTCCGCGACGTCGACTGGACGGTGTGGGAGGACCTGCTCGACCGGGTCCACAACCCCGACCACGAGGTCAAGGTCGCGCTCGTCGGCAAGTACATCGACCTGCCCGACGCCTACCTGTCGGTGACCGAGGCGCTGCGCGCCGGCGGTTTCGCCAACAAGGCCCGGGTCCAGATCAAGTGGGTCACCTCCGACGACTGCAAGACCCCGGCCGGCGCGGCGGCGGTGCTCGGCGACGTGGACGCGATCTGCGTGCCCGGCGGCTTCGGCGACCGCGGCGTCAACGGCAAGGTCGGCGCGATCACCTACGCCCGCGAGAACAAGATCCCGCTGCTCGGCCTGTGCCTGGGCCTGCAGTGCGTGGTCATCGAGGCCGCGCGCAACCTCGCGGGCATCGAGGACGCCAACTCCACCGAGTTCGACGCCTCCACCCCGCACCCGGTCATCTCGACCATGGAGGAGCAGCTGGCCTTCGTCGAGGGCGCGGGCGACCTGGGCGGCACCATGCGCCTGGGCATGTACCCGGCGAAGCTCGCCGAGGGCTCCATCGTGCGCGAGGTCTACGGCGACGAGGCCTACGTGGACGAGCGCCACCGCCACCGCTACGAGGTCAACAACGCCTACCGCGGCGAGCTGGAGAAGAAGGCGGGCCTCGTCTTCTCCGGCACCTCCCCGGACAACAAGCTCGTCGAGTACGTCGAGTACCCGCGCGAGGTGCACCCCTACCTGGTGGCCACCCAGGCCCACCCGGAGCTGCGCTCGCGCCCGACGCGTCCGCACCCGCTGTTCGCCGGCCTGGTGAAGGCTGCCGTGGAGCGGCAGCAGTCCGCGAAGTGAGAGCCTGACCGCATAACGTAGGCAGCCGGGACACGGATCGTGTCCCGGCTGTCGCGTTTCTCGGGGAAGGTATCGGCCATGGCCATGGGCAACGACATCGTGGACACACCGGAGTCGTGGGAGGTCGTCGCCTCGCGGACCCCGTTCGAGGGCGCGAAGACGTCCGTCCGCTCGGACCAGGTCCGGATGCCCGACAGCTCGGTGGTGCGCCGCGACTACCAGGTGCACCCGGGCTCGGTGTGCGTCCTCGCCCTCGACGAGGAACAGCGGGTGCTGGTCCTCAAGCAGTTCCGCCACCCGGTGCGGCACCGGCTGTGGGAGCTCCCGGCCGGGCTGCTGGACGTACCCGGCGAGAACCCGCTCCACGCGGCCCAGCGGGAGCTGTACGAGGAGGCGCACGCCAAGGCGGGCGAGTGGCGGGTGCTGGCCGACTTCTTCACCTCGCCCGGCGGATCCGACGAGGCCGTCCGGATCTTCCTCGCACGGGATCTGGCAGAGGCCGAGGGGGAGCGGTACGAGGTCTCCGAGGAGGAGGCGGACATGGAGATCGCCCGGGTTCCGCTCGCGGACCTGGTCCGCGGGGTCCTGGCGGGCGAACTGCACAACCCCGGGCTGGTGACCGGAGTGCTGGCCCTCGCCGCGGCCCTCGCCTCCGAAGGCGGCATCGAGGCCCTGCGCCCGGCCCTCGCCCCCTGGCCGGCCCGCCCCTACGAGGCGTAGGGCACGTCCGCGCGGTCCCGGCCGCGCGCACCGCGCGAGCGGCGAGTGAAAAATAGGTCCATCTGCTGATCCGATCGGGGGATTTGTCCGCCACGCTCCACCCGGGTCGTCGCTCTGCGTGAACTACGCTCGCAATCCGGTGGCAGGGAGAGGAGCGGATCCGTGGCGGATTTCGTCGGGCGGCGGCGTGAGCTCAAGGAGCTGCGCGAGGACATCGCGCGGACCGGGCTCGACACCCTCTCCGGCCGCAAGGCCAAGGCGCCCCGGGCCCGGGTCCTGCTGGTCGCCGGGCGGCCGGGCTCCGGGCGCACGGCCCTCGCCGAGGCCTTCGTGCACGAGGTCGCCGAGGAGTACCCCGACGGAGTGCTCCGCACCCGACTCACCGCCCCCGGCGGGGACACCGTGGCCACCGAGCGGGCCGTCCGGAGCCTGCTGGAGGGACTGGGGCGGCCCACCCCGCCCGGGGCCGGTGAGGACGAACTGAGCTCCGCGCTGCGCGCCGCCCTCGAAGGCCGCCGGGCGATCATCCTGGTCGACGACGCCGCCGATCCCCAGCAGGTGGACGCCCTGCTCCCGGACACCCCCGAGTGCCTCGTCGTGGTCACCGCCGAAGGGCCGCTCACCGGGATCCCCGACGTCCGGCCCTGCACCCTCGGCGGACTCGACACCCCCTCCGCCGTGGAACTGCTCGTCCAGCGCATCGGCGACACCCGGGTCACCGCCGACCCCCGGGCCGCCGAGGCCCTCGCCGAGGAGTGCGGGGGCCAGCCCGCCGCGCTCGTCCTCGTCGGCGGATGGCTCGCCGCCCACCCCAAGGCCGCCGTCGCCGACGTGGCCAAGCAGCTCCACGACATGCCGGCCACCACCGGCGGCCCGCTCGCCCGCGGCTTCCGACTGGTCTACGAGTCCCTGCCGCAGCCCGCCCAGCGGACCCTGCGGCTGCTGCCGCTCGCGCCGGCCGGCATCGTCGACTCGCACACCGCCTCCGCCCTCGCCGGCTGCTCCGTCGCCGCCGCCCAGTCCACCCTGGACGACTTCGCCGGGCTGGGCCTCGTCCGCCCCGCCGGCGACGGCCTCTTCCTGTTGCCCGGCTGCCTCGCGCCGCTGCTCCAGGCGCTCCTGGAGGCCAAGGAGCGCCCCGCCGAGGTCCAGCTGGCCCGGGCCCGGATGTTCGAGCGCACCGTACGGCTGCTGCACTCCTGCCGGGCCATGGCCGAGGCCGAGGAGCCCGGGGTGGACGCCGCCGTGGACGACGACCTCCGCGAGCTGCTGGACGGCCTGCCGCGCGCCCTGCGCTTCCCCGACCGACGGGCCGCCGCCACCTGGCTGGACACCCGGCTGCCCGCGCTCACCGCGGCCGCCTCGCTGGCCGTGGCCGACGGCGGGCTGGACACGCTGGCCCGCCGACTGGTCGCGGCCCTCGTGCGGGCGCTGGCGGACCACCGGGGCACGGCCGGGGCCGCCCCCGAGCTGTACGGGCTGCACCGCCTGGTCCTGGACGTGGCCGAGCGCCGTCACCTGCACCGGGAGCAGGCCGCCGCGCTGCTGAACCTGGCCGACCTGGACGCCTCGACCGGCCGTACCCAGGAGGCCCTGGAGCGCTACCGGGCCGCGCTGGACGCCGGACGGGCGGCGGGCGATCCGTACGCGACGGGCCGCGCGATGGAATCCGTAGGGGGTGCCTACCAGGAGCTGGCGGACTGGCACCGGGCCTCCGACTGGTTCGGCCGGGCGCTCTCCCAAGCCCTCGCACGGGGCGAGCGTGCGGACGAGGCCCGGCTGTACGGGCGGCTCGGGAACGTCCACACCTACGCGGGGCGGTACGGGGACGCGCTGCGCAGCTGGCGGGCGGCCGCCGCGGGCTACCGGAAGCTCGCCGATGTGCCCGGTCAGGCAAAGGCGTTGAGCGAGATGGCGCGGGTCCAGGAGTACGCCGGCCGGCCCGAGGAATCCCTGCACACCTGCCGTGAGGCGGTGGAGCTGGCCCGCCGGGCGGGTGACCAGCGACTTCAGGCCGCACTGCAGGTCCGGCTGGCCGACACGCTGGACAGGCTGGGGGACCCCGCAGCTGCCAGGCTGCACCGCTCCGCAGCCGACAGATTGCTGGGAGATGACCCCGCAGCCTGCGAAATCCGTAGTGCTTCCGACTAAGATTATTGGTTTGCAAGGCTAGACAGCGACTCATCCTTCATTAGACTGGGTTCACCGCGGCTTCCCGTGGTGCATCCCGTTGCGCGTTCTTGTGGGCGGGTATGTATGGAAGTGCCCCGTAATATCCCCTGAGCCAAGGACCGTGATCGACGATGAAGGTCGGCATCCCCCGCGAGGTCAAGAACAACGAGTTCCGGGTCGCCATCACGCCCGCCGGCGTGCATGAGCTGGTCCGCAGCGGCCACCAGGTCTTCATCGAGCAGAACGCCGGTGTGGGCTCCTCGATCACGGACGCCGAGTACGTCTCGGCCGGTGCCGAGATCCTCGGCACCGCCGACGAGGTCTGGGCCACCGCCGACCTGCTGCTCAAGGTCAAGGAGCCCATCGCGGAGGAGTACCACCGCCTCCGCAAGGACCAGACGCTCTTCACCTACCTGCACCTGGCGGCCTCCCGCGAGTGCACGGACGCCCTGCTGGAGTCCGGCACCACCGCCATCGCGTACGAGACGGTCGAGCTCGCCAACCGCGCGCTGCCGCTGCTCGCCCCGATGTCCGAGGTTGCGGGCCGGCTGGCCCCGCAGGTCGGCGCCTACCACCTGATGCGCTCGGCCGGCGGCCGCGGCGTCCTCCCGGGCGGTGTCCCCGGCACCCACGCCGGCGAGTGCGTCGTCATCGGCGGCGGCGTCTCCGGCTGGAACGCCGCGCAGATCGCCATCGGCATGGGCTTCCACGTGACCCTGCTGGACCGCGACATCAACAAGCTCCGCGAGGCCGACAAGATCTTCGGTACGAAGATCAAGACGATCGTCTCCAACGCCTACGAGCTGGAGAAGGCCGTCGTCGAGGCCGACCTCGTCATCGGCGCGGTGCTGATCCCGGGTGCGAAGGCCCCGAAGCTGGTCACCAACGAGCTCGTCGCCAAGATGAAGCCCGGAAGTGTCCTTGTCGACATTGCGATCGACCAGGGCGGCTGCTTCGAGGACTCCCGTCCGACCACTCACGCCGAGCCGACCTTCCAGGTCCACAACTCGGTCTTCTACTGCGTCGCCAACATGCCGGGCGCGGTGCCGAACACCTCCACCTACGCGCTGACGAACGCCACGCTGCCCTACATCGTGCAGCTCGCGAACCTCGGCTGGGTCGAGGCGCTGCGTCGTGACCCCGCGCTCGCGCTGGGCCTCAACACCCATGACGGCCAGGTCGTTTACGGTCCCGTCGCCGAGGCCCACGGCCTCGAGACCCTCGAGCTGAGCACGCTGCTCGGCTGACACGTCAACGACTGACGTCAATCTCACGTATCCGGCCGGACCTTGCCCGCAAGGTCCGGCCGGCCGCGTTTGCGCGGCGCCCCGAGCCCCCGCTCAACTCGCCTCGAACGTAACCCTTTAACCCTTTCGCACACCCGCGAAACTTCGCAGCGACAGCTCGTGCGCCCTTGACAGAGCGGTGTTCGGTTGCCGACACATCGTGCCGGGTCCGGCGGATTGTGTTGCCGCTGGGCGGTGACACGCCATAGAGTCGCCAACCGTCGGCATGGTGCCACGCTGACCTATCGATAAGTGTCCTGGTCACGTCCGAGGAGGTAAGACGACTTGTGAATGAGTCGACATTTGCTCCTGGGGGTGGTCGAGCAGGGATGCCTGAGCGGGGCCAGAGCCCTACCGGGCTCGAAGCCGTCGGCTCCGTCGCAGTACGCACCTTCGCAAACCACCAGCACATGACGACGCCCCAAAAGAGCATGGACGGCCTAGACGTGAACTCCAGGGCCGGCGACCTGAGCGGCGAAAAGCCCGTGGGTTTCGCCGACTACGACAATGTGCCCGAAGGGCACTTCTACGACCCCGACGCGGAGTACGAACCGGACCCCGAGTACGCGGCCACCCTCGCCCCCGACGCTGCCCGTCAGCGCCGTGAGCGGATCGGCCCGACCGGACGCCCGCTCCCGTACTTCCCGATTCCGGGTCCGCTGACCGACCACGGTCCAGCGAAGATCATCGCGATGTGCAACCAGAAGGGCGGCGTGGGCAAGACCACGTCGACCATCAACCTGGGTGCCGCGCTCGCCGAGTACGGGCGCCGCGTGCTGCTCGTCGACTTCGACCCGCAGGGCGCACTGTCCGTGGGTCTCGGCGTGAACCCGATGGAACTCGACCTGACGGTCTACAACCTGCTCATGGAGCGGGGCATGTCGGCCGACGAGGTGCTGCTCAAGACGGCGGTCCCGAACATGGACCTGCTGCCGAGCAACATCGACCTGTCCGCCGCCGAGGTGCAGTTGGTCAGCGAGGTCGCGCGCGAGTCCACCCTGCAGCGGGCCCTGAAGCCCCTGCTGGCCGACTACGACTACATCGTGATCGACTGTCAGCCCTCGCTCGGTCTGCTGACCGTGAACGCCCTGACGGCGGCTCACAAGGTCATCGTCCCGCTGGAGTGCGAGTTCTTCGCGCTGCGCGGCGTGGCGCTGCTGACCGAGACCATCGAGAAGGTGCAGGAGCGGCTCAACCCCGAGCTGGAGCTCGACGGCATCCTCGCCACGATGTACGACTCCCGTACGGTGCACAGCCGCGAGGTGCTGGCGCGCGTCGTCGAGGCCTTCGACGACCACGTCTACCACACGGTCATCGGCCGTACGGTGCGCTTCCCGGAGACCACGGTCGCCGGTGAGCCGATCACGACGTACGCGTCCAACTCCGTCGGCGCCGCCGCCTACCGCCAGCTGGCCAGGGAGGTGCTCGCCCGGTGTCACGCCGAGTGAGTCTGCCCGGAGCCGACGAACTGTTCCGTACGACCGGGGGGATGGCGCTCCAGTCGTCCTCGCCGCGGCGCGGGGTCGAGGAGACGCCCGCCGCAGAACACTCGGCCACCTCGGCCGAGGGCACGGCGGGCGAGGGCCGTGGCCGGGAGGCCGCGGACACCGGCGGGCCCGTCGTGGGGCAGCCCAGACGACCGCAGGAAGGTTCTGCCGGACCGGCCGGCGGCATGGGGTCCGCCCCGGCCGGCGCGGGCCGCCGGGGCAAGGGGCAGGGCCGGGGCGCGAACCGGCGCCCCAGCGGCCGCGAGCGCCACGACGAGAAGATCACGGTCTACGTCTCCGCCGAGGAGCTCATGGACCTGGAACACGCGCGGCTGGTGCTGCGCGGGGAGCACGGGCTGGCGGTGGACCGGGGCCGCATCGTCCGCGAAGCGGTCGCGGTCGTCCTCGCCGATCTGGAGTCCCGCGGCGACGCGAGCATCCTCGTACGGCGCCTGCGCGGCCGCTGACCGCCCTGCGGGCCCGCCCTCCCGGTGCCCCGGCCCGTCCGGACCGCGCGCGTGCCCTGGCTCGGCCTGCGGCCCGCCTTCCCGCCGCCCGGGGCCGCGTCCGGGCCGCCTGCGCGCCGCTCGGCCCGCGGCGCGCGCTCCCGGAGCCGGGCTCCGGCGGGCGTCCGCCCGGCGACCGGGCCTCCGGACGATCTGCGGCCCGCCCCCCTCCGGAGCTCCGCCCCGTCGCCGGGAGCCGCCCGCACGGGGCTCCGTACGGACGGGGGAACGCCGGTCCGGCGGTGCGGCGCCGTGTCGGGCGGTGGTCCGCCGGGGAGCGGGGAGGAACCCGTAGGCTGCTGGTGGCCGCGGCCCCGGCGCCCGGCCCTCCCCGCCGCCCCCGTGCACCTCCTGGACATCGATGCCCCTCCCCGCCGAATCCGGCCGACCGACCCGGCGCGTCCTGGGGCGCGGCCCCGGCGCCCCCGACGCGTCCCGGCGACCGGAGGCGTACGGCGCGGGAGCGGACCGCGAAGGTCCTGGAGCCCCCGAGAGCCCGGAGGCGCCCGAGGTTCCCGGAACCATCGAGGCCCACGGCCCCCACGAGACCTCCGAAGCCCCTGAGGCGCCCGCTGAGAGCCCCGCGCCGGCGGTGCGCGGTACCGAGCCGGAACGTTCCCCCGGGCCCGCAGACGGGCAGCAGGAGCATCCTGAGCCCGGTCCGGCCCCGGACGTCGAAGCCCGGGAAGCCGAGGTCCCGGACGCCGAAGCCCGGGACGCCGAGGGCTCGGCTGATGCTCCGCACCCGCACGCCCCGCGGGCCCGCGAGGCGGCGGCCGGTGATCCGGGCCAGGGCACCGACACCGCGAGCCCCACCGGCGGCGACGGCCGGTTCACCCTGCGGCTCGCCAACTTCGAGGGCCCCTTCGACCTGCTGCTCCAGCTGATCTCGCGGCACAAGCTCGACGTCACCGAGGTGGCGCTGTCCAAGGTCACCGACGAGTTCATGGCGCACATCCGCGCCATGGGGCCCGACTGGGACCTCGACCAGACCACCGAGTTCCTCGTCGTCGCCGCCACCCTCCTCGACCTGAAGGCAGCCCGGCTGCTGCCGGTCGCCGAGGTCGAGGACGAGGCGGACCTCGCCCTGCTGGAGGCCCGGGACCTGCTCTTCGCGCGACTCCTCCAGTACCGCGCGTACAAGCAGATCGCCGAGATCTTCGAGCGGCGCGCGGAGGCGGAGGGCAAGCGGTACCCGCGGACGGTCGGTCTGGAGCCGCACCACGCGGACCTGCTGCCCGAGGTCGTCATCAGCATCGGACCGGAGGGGTTCGCCCGGCTGGCCGTGAAGGCCATGCAGCCCAGGGCCAAGCCCCAGGTGTACGTGGACCACATCCACGCCCCCCTGGTCAGCGTGCGCGAGCAGGCCGGGTTGGTGGTGCGGATGCTGAAGGCGCGCGGGGAGGCCACCTTCCAGGAGCTCACCGAGGACGCCGGGGACACCCTCACCGTCGTCGCGCGCTTCCTGGCCCTGTTGGAGCTCTACCGGGAGAAGGTGGTCGTCCTCGATCAGGAGGAGGCGCTGCAGACCCTCACCGTGCGCT
Protein-coding sequences here:
- the ald gene encoding alanine dehydrogenase, which gives rise to MKVGIPREVKNNEFRVAITPAGVHELVRSGHQVFIEQNAGVGSSITDAEYVSAGAEILGTADEVWATADLLLKVKEPIAEEYHRLRKDQTLFTYLHLAASRECTDALLESGTTAIAYETVELANRALPLLAPMSEVAGRLAPQVGAYHLMRSAGGRGVLPGGVPGTHAGECVVIGGGVSGWNAAQIAIGMGFHVTLLDRDINKLREADKIFGTKIKTIVSNAYELEKAVVEADLVIGAVLIPGAKAPKLVTNELVAKMKPGSVLVDIAIDQGGCFEDSRPTTHAEPTFQVHNSVFYCVANMPGAVPNTSTYALTNATLPYIVQLANLGWVEALRRDPALALGLNTHDGQVVYGPVAEAHGLETLELSTLLG
- a CDS encoding CTP synthase: MTTKHIFVTGGVASSLGKGLTASSLGALLKARGLRVTMQKLDPYLNVDPGTMNPFQHGEVFVTNDGAETDLDIGHYERFLDVDLDGSANVTTGQVYNTVIAKERRGEYLGDTVQVIPHITNEIKHRIRRMATDDVDVVITEVGGTVGDIESLPFLETVRQVRHEVGRDNVFVVHISLLPYIGPSGELKTKPTQHSVAALRNIGIQPDAIVLRADRDVPTSIKRKISLMCDVDEAAVVAAIDAKSIYDIPKVLHTEGLDAYVVRKLDLPFRDVDWTVWEDLLDRVHNPDHEVKVALVGKYIDLPDAYLSVTEALRAGGFANKARVQIKWVTSDDCKTPAGAAAVLGDVDAICVPGGFGDRGVNGKVGAITYARENKIPLLGLCLGLQCVVIEAARNLAGIEDANSTEFDASTPHPVISTMEEQLAFVEGAGDLGGTMRLGMYPAKLAEGSIVREVYGDEAYVDERHRHRYEVNNAYRGELEKKAGLVFSGTSPDNKLVEYVEYPREVHPYLVATQAHPELRSRPTRPHPLFAGLVKAAVERQQSAK
- a CDS encoding tetratricopeptide repeat protein, with the protein product MADFVGRRRELKELREDIARTGLDTLSGRKAKAPRARVLLVAGRPGSGRTALAEAFVHEVAEEYPDGVLRTRLTAPGGDTVATERAVRSLLEGLGRPTPPGAGEDELSSALRAALEGRRAIILVDDAADPQQVDALLPDTPECLVVVTAEGPLTGIPDVRPCTLGGLDTPSAVELLVQRIGDTRVTADPRAAEALAEECGGQPAALVLVGGWLAAHPKAAVADVAKQLHDMPATTGGPLARGFRLVYESLPQPAQRTLRLLPLAPAGIVDSHTASALAGCSVAAAQSTLDDFAGLGLVRPAGDGLFLLPGCLAPLLQALLEAKERPAEVQLARARMFERTVRLLHSCRAMAEAEEPGVDAAVDDDLRELLDGLPRALRFPDRRAAATWLDTRLPALTAAASLAVADGGLDTLARRLVAALVRALADHRGTAGAAPELYGLHRLVLDVAERRHLHREQAAALLNLADLDASTGRTQEALERYRAALDAGRAAGDPYATGRAMESVGGAYQELADWHRASDWFGRALSQALARGERADEARLYGRLGNVHTYAGRYGDALRSWRAAAAGYRKLADVPGQAKALSEMARVQEYAGRPEESLHTCREAVELARRAGDQRLQAALQVRLADTLDRLGDPAAARLHRSAADRLLGDDPAACEIRSASD
- a CDS encoding ParA family protein, with product MPERGQSPTGLEAVGSVAVRTFANHQHMTTPQKSMDGLDVNSRAGDLSGEKPVGFADYDNVPEGHFYDPDAEYEPDPEYAATLAPDAARQRRERIGPTGRPLPYFPIPGPLTDHGPAKIIAMCNQKGGVGKTTSTINLGAALAEYGRRVLLVDFDPQGALSVGLGVNPMELDLTVYNLLMERGMSADEVLLKTAVPNMDLLPSNIDLSAAEVQLVSEVARESTLQRALKPLLADYDYIVIDCQPSLGLLTVNALTAAHKVIVPLECEFFALRGVALLTETIEKVQERLNPELELDGILATMYDSRTVHSREVLARVVEAFDDHVYHTVIGRTVRFPETTVAGEPITTYASNSVGAAAYRQLAREVLARCHAE
- a CDS encoding segregation and condensation protein A, translating into MPLPAESGRPTRRVLGRGPGAPDASRRPEAYGAGADREGPGAPESPEAPEVPGTIEAHGPHETSEAPEAPAESPAPAVRGTEPERSPGPADGQQEHPEPGPAPDVEAREAEVPDAEARDAEGSADAPHPHAPRAREAAAGDPGQGTDTASPTGGDGRFTLRLANFEGPFDLLLQLISRHKLDVTEVALSKVTDEFMAHIRAMGPDWDLDQTTEFLVVAATLLDLKAARLLPVAEVEDEADLALLEARDLLFARLLQYRAYKQIAEIFERRAEAEGKRYPRTVGLEPHHADLLPEVVISIGPEGFARLAVKAMQPRAKPQVYVDHIHAPLVSVREQAGLVVRMLKARGEATFQELTEDAGDTLTVVARFLALLELYREKVVVLDQEEALQTLTVRWSGGDGDGMPAVTDEFDQIVEAKD
- a CDS encoding glycoside hydrolase family 15 protein, whose product is MHVSGRIEDYALIGDMQTAALVCRDGAVDWLCLPRFDSHAVFASILGTEDHGFWRIGPAFPEGTEAPRATRRRYRGDSLVLESEWDTPRGRVRVIDFMPPREDHAPQLIRIVEGVSGRVPMRSALRMRFSYGRVVPWVHRVDGRTVAVAGPDSVWLDSDAQTYGEDLTTYSDFTVGPGDRKAFSISWQASHRDAPETPDAEAALESTTDFWREWVDQCTYHGPYREAVIRSLITLKALTYGPTGGIVAAPTTSLPEEIGGVRNWDYRYTWLRDAAITLSSLLRTGYREEARAWREWLLRAVAGDPENLQIMYGIAGERELGETELDWLPGYENSRPVRVGNGAAGQLQLDVYGEVTEALHLGHMTGLARSDYASLLQLKLIRYLETHWDQPDEGIWEVRGPRRHFVHSKVMAWVAVDRTIKLIESGDADGPLERWRELRDEIHQDVCEKGYDKERNTFTQSYGSKELDASLLLIPQMGFLPPDDKRVIGTIEAIQRELSTPDGFILRYPTAGEEAGVDGLEGDEGAFLACSFWMADDLAMIGRVDEARRLFERLLSLRNDLGLLAEEWDPRLQRQVGNFPQAFSHVPLIDTALRLTASGAYGG
- a CDS encoding NUDIX hydrolase, with the protein product MGNDIVDTPESWEVVASRTPFEGAKTSVRSDQVRMPDSSVVRRDYQVHPGSVCVLALDEEQRVLVLKQFRHPVRHRLWELPAGLLDVPGENPLHAAQRELYEEAHAKAGEWRVLADFFTSPGGSDEAVRIFLARDLAEAEGERYEVSEEEADMEIARVPLADLVRGVLAGELHNPGLVTGVLALAAALASEGGIEALRPALAPWPARPYEA